GTCGAGAAAGTGCTCGAACGCCGCCACCGATGTGACCAGGTCGAAGCTACTGTCGGGGAAGGGCAGCACGCCCACATTCCCGCACACCAGCCGATCGCGCGCCAGCGCGGCGCTCGGCAGCGCAAGCTTGAAGCCATAGAGCCGGCGGGCGATCGTGTAGCTGGCATCAACCCAGGTGGCCTGCGGCCGGTTGGCCAGGTCGATGCCGTACACCGTGTGCCCGGCCGAGCGCAGCAGCGCGTACTGCGGCCGCAGCCGCCCGTTCGCCAGGTCGAGGATGCGCCGCGGCTGGCGCAAGCTCAGGTACGGCGCGAGGTCGCGCTCACGTGTACCAGCGACCCATTCTTCGATGCCGGCACGAAAACCATTCAGCATCTGCCAGGTGTATTGAATATAGTCGGTTGCGTACTGGGTCATATCTGCCTTCGTCTAATAAGCATGCGCAACGCGGTGGCCCGTGTGGCGCTAGAGTACTGCCTGCGGCAGCTTGGTATAGCTTCGGGTGCCCATCAGCGCCGCCGCTACGCTTAGGCACGCTCGGCGAGCACGAAGATCTCGTCGCCGCGCCGCGACGAGTTGAGCGTGAACAGGCCGTAGATCAGCTGCGACAGCAGCTTGCGCCCGAACCCGAACTCGCCGGTAGTGCCCTGGCTGTTAGTCATATCGAGGAAATCGCGGTACAGTGGCGAGTAGAATGGGAAGCCCCACTCGACGACCTTGCGCACGCGCAGGCCGCTCTGCTCAACCTTATGCACCAGCTCGCCCGGCGCGTAGTTGCGCACGTGCCCCACCTGCTCGGGCTCGAACCGCCGCATGCGCCCCTGCACCGTCGAGATCACCAGGTACTTGCCGGTCATCGCGGCGATATGCCGCAGTGCGGCCAGGTCGTCGGGAATGTGCTCAAGCACCTCGCTGCACACCACGACATCGTAGCGATCGGGCAGGTGCTCCTTGGTGGCGTCGAGCACCCAGAAGGCGCCCGCCGGCACTTTGCGGCGCGCGAGCTCGACTGCCGACGGCGAAATGTCGGTGCCGAATGGCTTGATGCGCGGAAACTCGGCTTTCAGCTCGTTCAAAAATGAGCCCTGGCCACACCCAACGTCCAGCACCGTCTCGAACTGCAGTGGCCGGATAAGCTGCTTGATATTGCGGCGAATATGCCGTGACATGGGACCATACTTCTTCATATCGTCCCATTTCGTATCCCAGCCCTCGTTATACTGCTGAACACTCATCTCTTTCATTGACAAGCTCCTCGCGCTATATGCATAGTATTGTCGCGCCGAACAGCGGCGCGCCCAGGCTCAGCGCCGCGTACCATTCGTGGCGGCCCCGATCTCGAGGTGCCCACGCCAGCCGGCCGAAGGCGTGAACGCCAGGCCAGGGTCGTCGCTCGCGAAGATCGTGCGCCAGCGCTCGGCATTGCTGGCGATCGCCAGGTCGGCCGGCGCAAACTGCCCCAGCGGCAGCCAGTCGCGCTCGGCGGCGCGGCAAATATTGGGGATGCGATCGATCGCGAAGCCCATCGCGCGCGCGCAGACCATGTCGACCGCCACCGGGTTGAAGCCGGCCGCCAGCAGGCCCGAGTTGGCCGGCCGCGGCCTGAGCGGCCCTTCCTCCATGCCGCCGATAATCCCGTCGATCAGCGAGAAGTAGCGCCGCTGCGGCACGTCGCGCAGCACGCCCTCACGATCGGCGTAGAACATGAGCGTATTCAGATCGAGCACCATGCGCCACACCGTATCGTTGCCGTGCCAGTCGCCATCCTCAACGGTCGCGATCGCGCTCTTGCCATACACC
The sequence above is drawn from the Candidatus Kouleothrix ribensis genome and encodes:
- a CDS encoding class I SAM-dependent methyltransferase codes for the protein MTQYATDYIQYTWQMLNGFRAGIEEWVAGTRERDLAPYLSLRQPRRILDLANGRLRPQYALLRSAGHTVYGIDLANRPQATWVDASYTIARRLYGFKLALPSAALARDRLVCGNVGVLPFPDSSFDLVTSVAAFEHFLDVPAVLGEIRRVLRPGGMAWIWVHMFTSPSGGHNLSFAQLPLRTLPAGVQAWDHLRQRRLPFHVPLNEWRKHQYAAEFRRHFELLKDYCAAREGEHLLTPEIEAELSDYSRDELTCWGYVLVARKPAI
- a CDS encoding class I SAM-dependent methyltransferase; protein product: MKEMSVQQYNEGWDTKWDDMKKYGPMSRHIRRNIKQLIRPLQFETVLDVGCGQGSFLNELKAEFPRIKPFGTDISPSAVELARRKVPAGAFWVLDATKEHLPDRYDVVVCSEVLEHIPDDLAALRHIAAMTGKYLVISTVQGRMRRFEPEQVGHVRNYAPGELVHKVEQSGLRVRKVVEWGFPFYSPLYRDFLDMTNSQGTTGEFGFGRKLLSQLIYGLFTLNSSRRGDEIFVLAERA